Genomic window (Croceicoccus sp. Ery15):
CCCCATTGCTCCGCCGTCAGCTGGTCATGCGCGCGGGCCAGCGACTGGACGCGGCTGTCGAGTGTGCCGACGAAATCCCTGACGCTCGCCGCCTCGCGGTTGGTCTGCCCGATCAGCGCGCGGATTAGCGCAAGGATATTGCGCACGCGGTGGTTCAGCTCCGCGATCAGCAATTTCTGCTGCTCGCCCGCGCGGCGGCGTTCCTCGCTCGCCGCTTCGGTCAGGCGCAGCACCACTTCCAAAAGGCTGGTCCGCAGCGCTTCGGCCACGCGGATTTCGGCTTCCTCGAACCTCTTCGCCTCTCCGCGCACAAGGTTCGACCATTCCTCGAAACTCTGGCGCGGGGTCAGGCGGGGGCCATTGGGGCCATATTCGATATTTTTCGCCTGATTGCCCGCCCAGCGGACCGAACGCAGCTGTTCGGCACGGAACAGCACCACGTAATCGCGCGGACGGCGCGACACGGGGATGGCCAGCATGCCCGCCGCCTTATGCGCGAACTCCGCCGCGTCGGGCAGGATTTCGGCAATGCGCTGCGTGGTAAAGATCTGCCCGACCTCGCGCCGTTTCAATTCGCGCACGATCCGCTCGAACTCGTCCTGCGTGGGGGTCAGGCCCGACATCGATACCGAACCGTCGATCACCACGCCTACCCCGTCGGCGGGAATCGCATCCAGCACGATATCGCCGATCCATTCGGCGTCGTTCAACCGCGCGGCATCCTGCGCGGCAGCGGCCAGCAGGCGGTCGGAAATCTTGCGGGCGCGATCCTCGTACTCGCCCGCTTCCTTGCGCAGCGCATTGCCCAGCAGCAGCGAGAACATCTGCCCGAACAGTTCGGCGGCGCTGCGTTCGGCAAAGCTGGGCAGGCGCGGCGAATAATGGTGGCATGCGAACAGGCCCCAGAACTTGCCGTCGACCACGATGGAAACCGATAGCGAGGCGCCCACGCCCATATTGCGCAAATATTCGATATGGATCGGAGACACCGCGCGGAACAGCGACATCGACAGGTCGAGCGGTTCGGCGCGCTCCACCGGCTCGACCGGACAGGGCGTGTCGGACACATCGGCGATGATGCGAAAGAAATTGCGCACGTAAAGCGCGCGGGCCTGTTGCGGAATGTCGCTGGCAGGGAAATGCAGCCCTAGAAAGCTGTCGACGCCGGGCTCCAGCGCTTCCGCCACCACTTCGCCGCTGCCGTCGGGGTCGAAGCGATAGACCTTTACCCGGTCGAAACCCGTCAGCATGCGCAATTGCCGCGCGCCTTCGCGCAGGATCGCGGACACCTGCTCGGTCGCGCCCAGCCGCGCGACCATGCCGCGCACCATCGACGACACCTCGATCTCGTCACCCTTGGCGGGTTCGCATTCGATCACGATGCTGCGCCCCGACAGGTGCAGCGCGACATCGAATTTGGGCTTGTCTGCGATCAGGCGGACAGAGAACATGCGTTCCACCGCGTCCTCTCCGCGCAGCGCGGACAGCCTTTCGCGCAGCAGGGTGATCGCCTGCGGCAGAAAGGTCGTGGCGGCCGACATGCCGATCAGGCCGCGCGGCTCGATATCGAGAAAGGGCTGCGTATTGGCCGCGCGTTCGACCACCCAGTCGCCGTTCAGCGCCAGCAGAAAGCCGAAGGGCTGGATCGAGCCCGGAATATGGATCGGCTCGCGGTCGCAATTGGTCAGGTCGACCGCACCGCTGCCGCCCGTGTCCTGATAGTTCAACGAAGATCCTCCGCAACAGCGGTCGCGGCGCGCCGGAACAGCTGGAAACATTCGATGGCGGCCGTTCCCGCCTCGTCCAGCCATTCGGGCGTGGCGGCACTGGCGGCTTCCTCGAAACCGGCGCAGAAATCCTGCCAGTCCGCGCTCATCGTGTCGGCAGGCGTCAGATAGGTCGCGGGCGCGTCATCGGGCACCGATTTCGCCAGCAGCCGCCCGCCCAGCTTCGATCCTTCCAGCACATATTGCGCGCCCCATACGCCCGCATCGCTCAGCTCTGCGGTGACCATCGGGGCGGGCAGCCATGCGCCAAGCGCAGCCAGATCGTCGGCCAGCAATGGCAGGCGGGGGGCGAAACCCTTCCACCCGCGGCCCGTTGCGGCCAGCTCGATTCCCGGCAGCGCGGCGGCATGGGCCGTCAGAAAAGCGCGGTAATGATCGGCACGCGACAGATCGTATCCGGCAAAGGCTGCCTCGGTCGCCTCGTGCTGCCGGCGCGTCTGTTCGCGCATCGCGAAGCGTGCGCCGGAGGCCGATCTGCCGCCTTGCGGCGCATGACCGGGTTCGGGGCGGAGGGCAGGGTTCATGCAGAGAGGAGTTTCGATTCGATCCGCGATACGGGCTGTCCGGTCAGCGTCTTGGCTTCTTCCGCGATCAGAATGTCTTGCAGCGCCTTGTGATAATGGCGGCGCATTTCGCCCAGCGACTTGGGATCGGCGACGATCGCCAGCCGTTCGATGGTCTTGTCCAGTGCCGCGCGGTTCAGCCATTCGGCGGCTGCGGCGGCATGGGCCAGCTCGTTCAGATCGGTGCTGCCGTGGCGCTGGCCGATATCGTCCTGATGGCGCACGCCCGCGCTGAAATTCTGACCGTCGAGTTCAGGGCTGGCGAATTCGCGCAGGGTGGGATCGTCGGGCGATCCGTCGTTCACCATCACCACGAAACGTTCTCCATCGACAATGGCCAGATGGGCTTTGTGAGGCAGTCGCATGGTGGAGTCTCCCGAAATGATTGCACCTAGGCGCCTGTAACGGACGAGGGCGCGTTTTGTGCCCCGCGCCGGTGATATGACGTTTCGGGATGTGGGGCAGTGTACAGCAAAGCTGAGCGTTGGATATAGCAACGCAAAAGAAAAGGGGCGCCCGCAAAGGGCGCCCCTCTCTTTGGTCCGATCGGGTCGGGAAACGGCCTTAGAAGCCGCCCATGCCGCCCATACCGCCCATGCCGCCCATGTCGGGCATTGCGGGGGCGGGCTTGTCCTCGACCACTTCGCTGATGGCAGCTTCGGTGGTGATGAGGAGGCCGGCAACCGATGCCGCGTCCTGCAGAGCGGTGCGAACGACCTTGGTCGGGTCGATCACGCCTGCGGCGGTCAGGTTTTCATAGGTGTCGGTCGCAGCGTTGAAGCCCTGCGTTTCGTCGTTTTCACGCAGCAGGTTGCCCGACACGACCGCGCCGTCGAAACCGGCATTGGCCGCGATCTGGCGAACCGGTGCCATGATCGCCTGACGCACGATGTCGACACCGCGGGTCTGGTCGTCGTTCTCGCCCTTCAGGCCGTCGAGAGCCTTGGTGGCGTAGAGCAGCGCCGTGCCACCGCCGGGGACGATGCCTTCTTCGACGGCTGCGCGGGTTGCGTGCAGCGCATCGTCGACGCGGTCCTTGCGTTCCTTCACTTCGACTTCCGAAGCGCCGCCGACCTTGATCACGGCCACGCCGCCAGCCAGCTTTGCCAGACGTTCCTGCAGCTTCTCGCGGTCATAGTCTGAAGTGGTGGACTCGATCTGCGCGCGGATCTGCTCGACGCGGGCCTTGATGGCTTCCGCATCGCCCGAACCGTCGACGATGGTGGTGTTGTCCTTGTCGATGGTGACGCGCTTGGCCTGGCCCAGCATGTTCAGCGAGACGTTTTCGAGCTTGATGCCCAGATCTTCGCTGATCATCTCGCCATTGGTCAGGATCGAGATGTCCTGCAGCATGGCCTTGCGGCGATCGCCGAAGCCCGGCGCCTTGACGGCAGCGATCTTCAGGCCGCCACGCAGCTTGTTGACGACGAGCGTTGCAAGGGCTTCGCCCTCGATATCCTCGGCGATGATCAGCAGCGGACGGCCCGACTGCACCACGGCTTCGAGGATCGGCAGCATCGACTGCAGGTTCGACAGCTTCTTTTCGTGGATCAGGATATAGGGATCGTCGAGTTCGACGGTCATCTTTTCCGGATTGGTCACGAAATAGGGCGACAGATAGCCGCGGTCGAACTGCATGCCTTCGACGACGTCGAGCTCGAATTCGAGACCCTTGGCCTCTTCGACCGTGATCACGCCTTCCTTGCCGACCTTTTCCATGGCTTCGGCGATCTTCTCGCCGACTTCCTTGTCGCCATTGGCCGAGATCACGCCGACCTGCGCGATTTCACCGGTGCCCGACACGTCCTTCGAACGCGCCTGCAGGTCTGCGACGACCTTGGTGACGGCGAGGTCGATGCCGCGCTTCAGGTCCATCGGGTTCATGCCCGCTGCGACCGACTTCATGCCTTCGCGCACGATGGCCTGCGCCAGCACGGTGGCGGTGGTGGTGCCGTCGCCGGCCGCGTCATTCGCCTTCGATGCGACTTCGCGCAGCATCTGGGCGCCCATGTTCTCGAACTTGTCCTTCAGTTCGATTTCCTTGGCGACCGAAACACCGTCCTTGGTGATGCGGGGTGCGCCGAAGCTCTTGTCGATCACGACATTGCGGCCCTTGGGGCCCAGCGTGACCTTTACCGCGTTGGCGAGTGTGTCGACACCCTTCAGGATGCGTTCGCGTGCATCACGCGAAAATTTCACGTCCTTGGCAGCCATTGTGATTTCTCCTCTTGGGAATTCTTGGAATCAGGAAACGCGAAACGCTCAGGCGATGATGCCGAGCAGGTCGCTTTCCTTCATGATGAGCAGGTCTTCGCCGTCGACCTTGACTTCGGTGCCGGACCACTTGCCGAACAGCACGCGATCGCCAGCCTTGACGTCGAGCGGGGTTACCTTGCCGTCTTCGGCCTTGGCGCCTGAACCGACTGCCACGATCTCGCCCTCGCTGGGCTTTTCCTTGGCGCTGTCGGGGATGATGATGCCGCCGGCGGTCTTTTCCTCGGCTTCGATGCGACGGACCAATACGCGGTCGTGCAGCGGACGGAATGCCATGATGATGACCTCTTCCAGTTGATATGGCGGGCAGGGGATGTAAGAAGCCCCCGAACCGCTTGGGTTGATGTGCTTTGGCACTCTCTGCCTGAGAGTGCCAGCGGCGCGGATATGGTCCGCCGTGACGGGGGCGTCAAGAATGGCGCGGCAGATTTTTTTGCGGTCTTTTCCCTGCAGCAAGGAAAAGGGGCGACTCCGCGTGGAAGCCGCCCCGTTGTTTACGCTGGCGCGATGACGTTTATGTTGCGCTTGTCACGAGGCCGAGACGTTCGCGCCGGTGCCAGCGCCATCCCATCAGGACGCTGGTGACGAGCAGCCCCAGGGCAAGGCCCAGCCACACGCCCTTGCCCGCAAGCGGGGTGTGAAAGCCGAGGCCCCATGCGGCGGCAAAGCCGAACACCCAATATCCGATCACTGCCATCACGAAAGGCACCCGCGTATCGGCCAGCCCGCGCAGCAGTCCTGCCAGCACGGCTTGCGCGCCGTCGAACAGCTGGAACCCGGCTGCGATCAGCAGGAACGACATGGCCAGCGCCAGCAGGTCCGCATTCGCCGGATCGTCCACCGCGATATAGATCGACAGCAGCAGTTTGGGCGCGGCCAGCATCAGCGTAGCGAACACCACCGCCATGCCGCCCGTCAGCGCCAGCACGGCCAGCCCCGCGCGGTGGATGCCTTCGCGCGATCCGGCGCCGTTGTGGATGCCGACGCGGATCGTGGCCGCCTGCGAAATGCCGAAAGGCACCTGAAAGCACAGGGCTGCCAGTTGCAGCGCCACCGTATGCGCGGCCAGTTGCAACCCGCCCAGCGCGCCCGTCAGGAACGCTGCCGCGCCGAACAGCCCGCCTTCGGCCAGGGTGATGGCCGCGATGGGCAGGCCGATCTTCCAGATTTCGCCCAGCCGCTGCCAGTCGGGCCGCCACAGCCGCCCGAACAGATAATGCCGCCGCATCCGCCGGTCGGACTGGATCACCGCGATATAGGCCGCGAGAACGGACAGGGCCGTAATCACGCTGGCGATGGCCGCGCCGCGCAGGCCCAGCGCGGGGGCGCCCAGATTGCCGAAGATCAGGATCCAGTTGCCGGTGGTATTGACCAGCAGGGCCAGCACGGTGATCCATGTCGCCACGACCGCGCGGTCCATCGTCGACACGAAAATGCGCAGCACGTTGGACGCGACGACGGGGATCGCCGCAAAAGACAGCACGAACAGATATTCGCCCGCCATGGCCGAAACCGTCGGGTCCTGCCCCGTCGCATGCATCAGCGGCTCTCCGCCAAGCGCCACGGTCATCACGAACAGGCCTGCGAACAGGCTCATCCAAAGGCCCATGCGGAACGAGCGGCGCATTTCGCGCAGCGCATGGCGCCCGCGCCCCAGCGCCGTCGCGGCCATCGGGGCGACCGCGCCGATCAGCCCCAGTGCGCACCACAGCGACAGCCCGTAGACCGACGTGGCAAGCGTAATCGCCGCCAGCTGCTGCGTGCCCAGCTGCGCCACGAAGATCACGTCGATGGCATAGACCGCCATCTGCAGCAGGTTCGCCGCCGCCAGCGGGATTGCCAGCCTTGCGGTCGCGATAAATTCCTCGCGCATGGGCCGCGCGCCCGGTGCGGGCGGAGCGGTTTGCAGCGGCGCGGAGTGTAAGGTCGTCATTACTATTCTCGAATCTCTATCGGGCAAAAAAATTGGGGCGGCGTCTTTGCGGACGCCGCCCCAGAGAGCTTCGAAGAGTTTCGAGGCTGTGAAAGTGGACCGTTCGGTCCGGACTTTCTTACTTGAGCTCGACAGTACCGCCGGCTTCCTCGATCTTCTTCTTGATCTCTTCGGCTTCCGCCTTGTTCACGCCTTCCTTGACGGGCTTCGGCGCGCCTTCGACCAGAGCCTTCGCGTCGGCGAGGCCCAGACCGGTGATCGCACGGACTTCCTTGATCACCTGGATCTTCTTGCCGCCGTCGCCGGTCAGGATAACGTCGAATTCGTCCTTTTCTTCAGCAGCGGCGCCAGCGTCGCCACCACCGGCCGGTGCCGCAACGGCAACGGCTGCTGCAGCCGAAACGCCCCATGCTTCTTCAAGCGCGGTTGCGAGTTCAGCGGCTTCGAGAACGGTCAGCTGCGACAGCTCTTCAACAATCTTCTGGATATCGGCCATTTCAATTCACTCCATTTCGTGTCGGGCGCCGGTCAGTCAGGCGGCCCGTAAATCGATCAGAACATATGTCCCTGTGTCGGGGCGTCTTATGCAGCGTCCTTGGCTGCATAGGCGCCGAACACGCGGGCCAGCTTGGCTGCGGGAGCCGTCGACAGCTGGGCGATCTTCGTCGCCGGGGCGTTGACCAGCCCCACCAGCTTGGCACGCAGCTCGTCGAGCGACGGCATCGAGGCGAGAGCCTTGACCCCTTCGGCGTCGAGCAGCTGGCCACCCATGGAACCACCGACGATTTCGAGCTTGTCGTTGCTCTTGGCGAAATCGATGGCAACCTTCGCAGCGGCCACCGGATCGACCGAAGTCGCGATCGCGGTGGGGCCGGTCAGGAACTCTTCAAGACCCTTATAGGGGGTCTCTTCGAGGGCCCGCATGGCAAGACGGTTCTTCGCGACCTTGTAGGTGGCACCGGCGTCACGCATCTTCTGGCGCAGGTCAGTCGACTGGGCGACCGAAAGGCCGAGGTTGCGGGTGACGACCACCACGCCCACCTCGTTGAAGATGGCGTTCAGCTGTGCGACCGAATCGGCTTTCTGCGAACGATCCATGCTTACTCCTTCACGTATGATCGCCCGCTTGCGGGCAGGCGATCGGCTCATTGTGTCCACGCACGCGGCATTGCGGCCGCCTGCGCAGTCGAGTCCGTCGATCAGGGAAGGAGTGCGCCGAAATGGCGCGGGCTGCGGCCGTTCCCCGCATGCGAGGGGGCCGCGTAAAACTCTTTTCCCCGTCTAGGCTGGACATTAAGACCGGCATATTCCGGTCACCAACTGTCTCGGACGGATGACGCGAATCCTGCACGGGGCGGGAAACGGTCGGGCGGCCCTTTGAAGCGGCGGGGGGCGAAAGTCAAGCCGGATGCGCGCTAGACGATGCGGGTCGCGATCCCGATGAACAGCCCAAGCCCGCACAGGAACATGACCAGCGCGATGGCAAGGACGGGGCGGCCGATATGGAACTGTTCGGTCCGGCGCAGGCCCGCCAGCGTGGTCCAGTATTCGATGGCCCCGATGGCGATGGCCGAAATCCCGATGCCGGCAAGGACCAGCGCGACGATCCGCGGGCTGTCGCTTCTGGCCAGCGTTCCCCCGGCCGCCATCGTGTCGAGCACCTTGTAGATGGTGAAGCCGAAGCTGAACATCGACAGCGCGGTGCGGATCCATGCCATCAGCGTCCGGTCGGCCGCCATGATGGTCCGTTCGGTGCCCAGGTCCAACGGCGGCTGGGTATTCTCGGCTGCGCTCATCTCGTCCCTCCTGAATGGCGGCCCCTTACTGCGCGGCGAGCATTAGGGGACGGGGCGCGCGGGGCTATCGGGGCTTACCCTGATGCGTCCCCGATATCTCAAAGCCCCGATATCATGCAGCAAGGCCGCCGGATTGCGCAGGGGCAATCCGGCGGCGGTGCGGGGCGGGTGGCCAGCCTTGCGTTCAGTCCGCCTCGTAACTCAGCAGATCGCCCGGCTGGCAGTCCAGTTCGCGGCAGATCGCTTCCAGCGTGGAAAAGCGGATCGCCTTGGCCTTGCCCGTTTTCAGGATCGACAGATTGGCAAGGGTCAGCCCGACGCGTTCGGCCAGTTCGGTCAGGGTCATGCGGCGTTCGTAGAGCAGGTCGTCCAGTTTCACGGCGATCCTGCTGATGCCGTCGTCGGTATCGGTTTTGGGAGGCATCAGACCGTTCCTTCCAGCTCTTCGCGCATTTCGGTTCCCTTGCGGAACACGCGGGCGAGGATGAAGAGGATCAGGACCAGCAGGATCGCGCTGAACGAAAAGCCGTCACCCACGTTCTCCGCATGGCCGTCCTCGGTAATATTGTTCAGCCAGATGGCCGCGGCGCTGATCGGAAATCCGATGATCTGGATGGTCAGCATGATCCACGCCATCCGGCTGAGCCGCGTGGCGTTTTCGGGCACGAAGGGATCGCCGTCGCGCACCGTATCGACCATCTGCCACAACAGCCGCGCGACCCAGAAGATCAGGGTGACCGCAACCCCCGCCATCGCGATCAGCAGGGCAAGCGCGGTAAAGGCCTCCAGCGGAACGCCCTCGCTGACCAGTTCGGCCTCGACCTGCGAGCGGAAGATGAAGATCGCGGGCACCGCCAGCAAGCAGGCAAGCGCGCCTAAAGCGGTAAGGCCCTGCATGACGACCAGCACGACCCGCGCGATGGCGAGCAGCGGATCGAGCTTTCGGGGCGGGGTGGTCAGCGGCATCGTATGTCCCTCCTTACAACTTTGGTGTTCAGGCCATTTCCGGCGCGGCGGCAACCGCGACGGTGACCGTGTCGGCAACGGGCGCCACGGTGGGAACCCACAGGCCCATGGCCAGCACGAAGGCGGCAAGGGCGGCGAAGCTTTGCGTGGTATAGCGTGTCATTTCATGTTCTCCGATATGTTCAATATCGAAAATCAATAAGGGCGACATCGTTTATCGTCAATCAATAAATATCGAAAAACGATAATTCCCTGATTGTTTTACGGAAAATTCCGGCGTTTCGCCCCTTGGCATGGCTGACCTGACGGCTGGATAAGCGAATCAATCGCATCCGCACCCTTTGACACTGTGGGGGTGCGACCCTATATGCAGCGGCGTCCGACAGCTTCGAGCAAGGCGGCCTTTGCGCGTAAGGTCACCACGGAATGGAAGCGGGGCATCAGCGAACGACGCGACGGCTGCAGGCCACGACTCACCGGATACAGGTGCTTTCGTGCTGTCTTGCGGCCTTTTGTCGTTTCTGGACCACCCCCTCGTGCACCAGATTTGCGGGCGGCCGTGCCCTTTCGAATCGCGATGGCGAATCGGAACAGGCGGCCACCCGACCGAGACGAACACCAAGGCGAAAGAGGCTCCCTTTCTATGGCGACCCAGCTCGACGATAACGCTATCCGCCAGGGCGGCAGCAAGAAAAAGCGCATCCGCAAGATCTTCGGCGACATTCACGAAGTCGTGCAGATGCCGAACCTGATCGAGGTTCAGCGCGAAAGCTATGAGCAGTTCCTGCGCTCCGATCCGGCCACCGGCTATGTCTCGGGCCTTGAAAAGACGCTGCGCTCGGTGTTCCCGATCCGCGACTTCGCCGGCACGTCCGAGCTGGACTTCGTTCATTACGAGCTTGAAGAGCCCAAGTACGACACGACCGAATGCCGCCAGCGCGGCATCACCTATGCAGCCCCGATGAAGGTGACGCTGCGCCTGATCGTGTTCGAAATCGACCCCGATACCGAAGCGCGCAGCGTTCTCGATATCAAGGAGCAGGACGTGTACATGGGCGACATGCCGCTCATGACCTCGAACGGCACCTTCATCGTCAACGGCACCGAGCGCGTGATCGTGTCGCAGATGCACCGTTCGCCGGGTGTGCTGTTCGACCACGACCGTGGCAAGACGCACTCTTCGGGCAAGTATCTCTTCGCTGCGCGCGTGATCCCGTATCGCGGTTCGTGGCTGGACTTCGAATTCGACGCCAAGGACATCGTCAACGTGCGTATCGACCGCAAGCGCAAGCTGCCGGTTACCGCGCTGCTGTACGCGCTGGGCCTCGATAGCGAGGAAATCCTCGAGCATTTCTACAACACCGTCGTGTGGCAGCGTGGTGAGGGCGGCTGGAAGATTCCGTTCACGCCCGAGGCATGGCGCGGCCAGAAGCCCGCGTTCGACATCGTCGATGCATCGTCGGGCGAAGTCGTCTTCCCCGCCGGCACGAAGATCAGCCCTCGCGCCGCGAACAAGGCGCAAAAGGACGGCCTGACCGACCTGCTGATCCCGACCGAGGAAATCTTCGGCCGCTATGCCGCCAAGGACATGATCGACGAGAGCACCGGCCGCATCTGGATCGAGGCGGGCGACGAAGTCTCGCCTGAGAACCTTGAAGCGCTGGACAATGCAGGCGTGGACCGGCTCGAGCTGCTGGACATCGACCACGTCAACACCGGTCCGTGGATCCGCAACACCATGCAGGCCGACAAGGCCGAGAACCGCGACATGGGTCTGGAAGCCATCTACAAGGTGATGCGTCCGGGCGAACCGCCGACGAAGGAAACCGCCGAAGCCCTGTTCGAAGGCCTGTTCTTCGACGGCGAACGCTATGACCTTTCCGCCGTGGGCCGCGTGAAGCTGAACATGCGCCTTGGCCTCGACGCCGAGGATACGATCACTACCCTGCGCCGCGAAGACATCCTTGCGGTCGTCAAGGAGCTGGTCGATCTGAAGGACGGCAAGGGCGACGTCGACGACATCGACAACCTTGCCAACCGCCGCGTGCGTTCGGTGGGCGAGCTGCTGGAAAACCAGTACCGCGTCGGCCTGCTGCGCATGGAGCGTGCGGTGAAGGAGCGTATGAGTTCCGTCGACGTGTCGACCGTGATGCCGAACGACCTCATCAATGCGAAGCCTGCCGTGGCTGCCGTTCGTGAATTCTTCGGCTCCTCGCAGCTCTCGCAGTTCATGGACCAGACCAACCCGCTGTCGGAAGTCACCCACAAGCGCCGCGTTTCGGCGCTTGGGCCGGGCGGTCTGACCCGTGAGCGCGCCGGCTTTGAAGTCCGCGACGTTCACCCGACGCACTATGGCCGCATCTGCCCGATCGAAACGCCCGAAGGCCCGAACATCGGTCTGATCAACTCGCTGTCGACCTTTGCGCGTGTCAACAAGTACGGCTTCATCGAAACGCCTTATCGCAAGGTCATCGAAGGCAAGGTCACTGGCGACGTCCAGTATCTGTCGGCGATGGAAGAGCAGAAGAACACCGTCGCGCAGGCATCGGCCGAAACCGACGCCAGTGGCCAGTTCGTCGAGGATCTCGTCTCGGCCCGCCAGAACGGCGAATTCGTGATGAGCCCGTCGGATCAGGTCACGCTGATGGACGTTTCGCCCAAGCAGCTCGTTTCGGTCGCGGCATCGCTGATCCCGTTCCTGGAAAACGATGACGCCAACCGCGCGCTGATGGGATCGAACATGCAGCGTCAGGCCGTGCCGCTGGTCAAGGCCGAAGCGCCTTGGGTCGGCACCGGCATGGAAGAGACCGTGGCCCGCGATTCGGGCGCCGCGATCGCTGCCAAGCGTGGCGGTATCGTCGATCAGGTCGACGCGACCCGTATCGTGATCCGCGCG
Coding sequences:
- the rplJ gene encoding 50S ribosomal protein L10, with the protein product MDRSQKADSVAQLNAIFNEVGVVVVTRNLGLSVAQSTDLRQKMRDAGATYKVAKNRLAMRALEETPYKGLEEFLTGPTAIATSVDPVAAAKVAIDFAKSNDKLEIVGGSMGGQLLDAEGVKALASMPSLDELRAKLVGLVNAPATKIAQLSTAPAAKLARVFGAYAAKDAA
- a CDS encoding MATE family efflux transporter, with the protein product MTTLHSAPLQTAPPAPGARPMREEFIATARLAIPLAAANLLQMAVYAIDVIFVAQLGTQQLAAITLATSVYGLSLWCALGLIGAVAPMAATALGRGRHALREMRRSFRMGLWMSLFAGLFVMTVALGGEPLMHATGQDPTVSAMAGEYLFVLSFAAIPVVASNVLRIFVSTMDRAVVATWITVLALLVNTTGNWILIFGNLGAPALGLRGAAIASVITALSVLAAYIAVIQSDRRMRRHYLFGRLWRPDWQRLGEIWKIGLPIAAITLAEGGLFGAAAFLTGALGGLQLAAHTVALQLAALCFQVPFGISQAATIRVGIHNGAGSREGIHRAGLAVLALTGGMAVVFATLMLAAPKLLLSIYIAVDDPANADLLALAMSFLLIAAGFQLFDGAQAVLAGLLRGLADTRVPFVMAVIGYWVFGFAAAWGLGFHTPLAGKGVWLGLALGLLVTSVLMGWRWHRRERLGLVTSAT
- the groL gene encoding chaperonin GroEL (60 kDa chaperone family; promotes refolding of misfolded polypeptides especially under stressful conditions; forms two stacked rings of heptamers to form a barrel-shaped 14mer; ends can be capped by GroES; misfolded proteins enter the barrel where they are refolded when GroES binds); amino-acid sequence: MAAKDVKFSRDARERILKGVDTLANAVKVTLGPKGRNVVIDKSFGAPRITKDGVSVAKEIELKDKFENMGAQMLREVASKANDAAGDGTTTATVLAQAIVREGMKSVAAGMNPMDLKRGIDLAVTKVVADLQARSKDVSGTGEIAQVGVISANGDKEVGEKIAEAMEKVGKEGVITVEEAKGLEFELDVVEGMQFDRGYLSPYFVTNPEKMTVELDDPYILIHEKKLSNLQSMLPILEAVVQSGRPLLIIAEDIEGEALATLVVNKLRGGLKIAAVKAPGFGDRRKAMLQDISILTNGEMISEDLGIKLENVSLNMLGQAKRVTIDKDNTTIVDGSGDAEAIKARVEQIRAQIESTTSDYDREKLQERLAKLAGGVAVIKVGGASEVEVKERKDRVDDALHATRAAVEEGIVPGGGTALLYATKALDGLKGENDDQTRGVDIVRQAIMAPVRQIAANAGFDGAVVSGNLLRENDETQGFNAATDTYENLTAAGVIDPTKVVRTALQDAASVAGLLITTEAAISEVVEDKPAPAMPDMGGMGGMGGMGGF
- a CDS encoding HWE histidine kinase domain-containing protein, whose amino-acid sequence is MNYQDTGGSGAVDLTNCDREPIHIPGSIQPFGFLLALNGDWVVERAANTQPFLDIEPRGLIGMSAATTFLPQAITLLRERLSALRGEDAVERMFSVRLIADKPKFDVALHLSGRSIVIECEPAKGDEIEVSSMVRGMVARLGATEQVSAILREGARQLRMLTGFDRVKVYRFDPDGSGEVVAEALEPGVDSFLGLHFPASDIPQQARALYVRNFFRIIADVSDTPCPVEPVERAEPLDLSMSLFRAVSPIHIEYLRNMGVGASLSVSIVVDGKFWGLFACHHYSPRLPSFAERSAAELFGQMFSLLLGNALRKEAGEYEDRARKISDRLLAAAAQDAARLNDAEWIGDIVLDAIPADGVGVVIDGSVSMSGLTPTQDEFERIVRELKRREVGQIFTTQRIAEILPDAAEFAHKAAGMLAIPVSRRPRDYVVLFRAEQLRSVRWAGNQAKNIEYGPNGPRLTPRQSFEEWSNLVRGEAKRFEEAEIRVAEALRTSLLEVVLRLTEAASEERRRAGEQQKLLIAELNHRVRNILALIRALIGQTNREAASVRDFVGTLDSRVQSLARAHDQLTAEQWGPGRLKELISTEASAYLSGAEQRLVVEGPDVTITPSAFTVMALVVHELVTNAAKYGALSDGGTVTVGWSLDADRNLAIRWEESGGPAVTAPTRRGFGTTIIHDSIPHELGGAASVEYRTAGLLAQFTLPGRHVAGVVEGSEARIESKAAPRNEGSVIEGRHVLLVEDSALIALDAEDKLRELGAADVTLASTNAAAAAALDDGGIELAMLDFNLGKENSLPTATRLKNAAIPFVFASGYGGDDTIPAEFADIPVILKPYASQQIAEALAQLPPPPGD
- the rplL gene encoding 50S ribosomal protein L7/L12, with protein sequence MADIQKIVEELSQLTVLEAAELATALEEAWGVSAAAAVAVAAPAGGGDAGAAAEEKDEFDVILTGDGGKKIQVIKEVRAITGLGLADAKALVEGAPKPVKEGVNKAEAEEIKKKIEEAGGTVELK
- a CDS encoding biliverdin-producing heme oxygenase, whose product is MNPALRPEPGHAPQGGRSASGARFAMREQTRRQHEATEAAFAGYDLSRADHYRAFLTAHAAALPGIELAATGRGWKGFAPRLPLLADDLAALGAWLPAPMVTAELSDAGVWGAQYVLEGSKLGGRLLAKSVPDDAPATYLTPADTMSADWQDFCAGFEEAASAATPEWLDEAGTAAIECFQLFRRAATAVAEDLR
- the groES gene encoding co-chaperone GroES → MAFRPLHDRVLVRRIEAEEKTAGGIIIPDSAKEKPSEGEIVAVGSGAKAEDGKVTPLDVKAGDRVLFGKWSGTEVKVDGEDLLIMKESDLLGIIA
- a CDS encoding host attachment protein, whose protein sequence is MRLPHKAHLAIVDGERFVVMVNDGSPDDPTLREFASPELDGQNFSAGVRHQDDIGQRHGSTDLNELAHAAAAAEWLNRAALDKTIERLAIVADPKSLGEMRRHYHKALQDILIAEEAKTLTGQPVSRIESKLLSA
- a CDS encoding YidH family protein; its protein translation is MSAAENTQPPLDLGTERTIMAADRTLMAWIRTALSMFSFGFTIYKVLDTMAAGGTLARSDSPRIVALVLAGIGISAIAIGAIEYWTTLAGLRRTEQFHIGRPVLAIALVMFLCGLGLFIGIATRIV
- a CDS encoding helix-turn-helix transcriptional regulator, producing the protein MPPKTDTDDGISRIAVKLDDLLYERRMTLTELAERVGLTLANLSILKTGKAKAIRFSTLEAICRELDCQPGDLLSYEAD